The Manihot esculenta cultivar AM560-2 chromosome 11, M.esculenta_v8, whole genome shotgun sequence genome includes a region encoding these proteins:
- the LOC110627167 gene encoding CBL-interacting serine/threonine-protein kinase 5 produces MEVETERVAHKDCHINGAKHVLFGKYEMGKLLGQGTFAKVYKAKNLVTQERVAIKAIHKDHVKKKGLIEQIKREISVMHLVKHPNIVELKEVMATKSKVFFVMEYVRGGELFAKLQQGKLKEDLARKYFQQLISAVDFCHSRGVSHRDLKPENLLLDENGDLKVSDFGLSALPEQHWNDGLLHTQCGTPAYVAPEVLRKKGYDGAKADIWSCGVILFVLLAGYLPFQNANLMKMYVKIFKAEYEFPPWISPEARRLISKHLVVDPERRITIPHIRQNPWFRRGLTTPITISNDLEENEKGRELIGEEITKLSETNHSPPFYNAFEFISAMSSGFDLSSLFENKKKSGSMFTSKCAASVILTKLGSAAKKLNFRVLSDSEFKVKMQGKEEGRKGKLAVTAEVFEVAPEVAVVEFSKSAGDTLEYTKFCEEDVRPALKDIVWSWQGEDNCHQLERTSGN; encoded by the coding sequence ATGGAGGTCGAAACAGAGCGAGTAGCTCATAAAGATTGCCATATCAATGGCGCAAAACACGTCCTATTTGGGAAGTACGAGATGGGGAAGCTTTTGGGCCAAGGGACCTTCGCTAAGGTCTATAAAGCGAAAAACTTGGTGACCCAGGAGAGAGTCGCCATTAAAGCCATTCACAAGGACCATGTAAAGAAGAAAGGATTGATCGAACAAATTAAGCGAGAGATCTCTGTAATGCATCTTGTCAAACACCCAAATATCGTCGAGTTGAAGGAGGTCATGGCCACCAAATCGAAGGTTTTCTTCGTAATGGAATACGTGAGAGGTGGTGAGTTATTTGCCAAACTCCAGCAGGGGAAGCTTAAGGAAGATTTGGCCAgaaaatatttccagcaattaatCAGCGCAGTTGATTTTTGCCATAGCCGTGGGGTTTCTCACCGTGATTTAAAGCCGGAAAATCTCCTCTTGGACGAGAATGGTGACTTAAAAGTCTCCGATTTTGGTCTCTCTGCCCTGCCGGAGCAGCACTGGAACGATGGGTTGCTACACACACAATGTGGAACACCGGCGTATGTTGCCCCTGAGGTTTTGAGGAAGAAAGGGTACGACGGCGCAAAAGCTGATATTTGGTCTTGTGGTGTTATTCTTTTTGTTTTACTTGCTGGGTACTTGCCATTTCAAAACGCGAATTTGATGAAGATGTATGTGAAGATTTTCAAAGCAGAGTACGAGTTCCCGCCGTGGATTTCACCGGAAGCCCGGAGATTGATTTCCAAGCATCTCGTCGTCGATCCAGAGAGGAGAATCACAATCCCTCACATAAGGCAAAATCCTTGGTTTCGCAGGGGACTCACAACACCCATCACGATTTCTAACGATTTAGAAGAAAACGAGAAGGGTCGTGAACTTATTGGTGAAGAAATAACGAAATTATCAGAAACAAATCATTCTCCACCATTCTACAATGCATTTGAATTCATATCAGCAATGTCGTCGGGATTTGATCTATCAAGCTTATTCGAAAACAAGAAGAAATCGGGTTCAATGTTCACTTCAAAGTGTGCGGCGTCGGTGATCCTGACGAAGTTGGGGTCAGCGGCGAAAAAGTTGAATTTTAGAGTGTTAAGTGACTCAGAATTTAAGGTGAAAATGCAAGGGAAAGAGGAAGGAAGAAAAGGGAAGCTGGCGGTGACAGCGGAGGTGTTCGAGGTAGCACCGGAGGTGGCGGTGGTGGAATTCTCCAAGTCAGCCGGAGACACTCTTGAGTACACCAAATTCTGTGAAGAAGACGTTAGGCCTGCCCTGAAAGACATTGTTTGGAGTTGGCAAGGTGAAGATAACTGTCACCAACTAGAAAGGACAAGTGGCAACTAG